In Clostridium sp. JN-1, one genomic interval encodes:
- a CDS encoding 5-deoxy-glucuronate isomerase, which yields MSLSEFGNLGSLKYGQNKICGISGPYKEMFMDISVNKIKKGSEESYEESDKEIAVLLLTGKVEISWLHNKEIIERHSVFDEDPWCLHVPHGIKVTVKAEEESEIIFQAAENKNDFTAKLYSPKECQSDIFGKGVWNDTARRVVRTVFDYHNAPYSNMVIGEVITFPGKWSSYPPHYHPQPEVYYYKFNKPQGLGMCLTGDTAHMITDNSFVAIHGGDVHPQTSAPGYAMYYCWMIRHLKDNPWTDRIDVDEHKWLWEKDVKIWPEK from the coding sequence ATGAGTTTGAGTGAATTTGGAAACTTAGGTTCTTTAAAATATGGTCAAAACAAAATATGCGGAATAAGCGGTCCGTATAAAGAAATGTTTATGGATATTTCAGTAAACAAGATTAAAAAAGGTTCAGAAGAATCATATGAAGAAAGTGACAAGGAAATAGCTGTACTTCTTTTGACTGGAAAAGTTGAGATAAGCTGGCTCCACAATAAAGAAATCATAGAAAGACATTCTGTATTTGATGAAGATCCATGGTGCCTTCATGTCCCACATGGTATAAAAGTAACAGTAAAAGCAGAAGAAGAAAGTGAAATAATCTTCCAAGCTGCAGAAAATAAAAATGACTTTACTGCAAAATTGTATTCTCCAAAAGAGTGTCAAAGTGATATATTTGGCAAAGGAGTATGGAATGATACTGCAAGAAGAGTAGTTAGAACTGTATTTGATTATCATAATGCACCTTATTCCAATATGGTAATTGGAGAAGTTATAACTTTTCCTGGAAAATGGTCAAGTTACCCACCACATTACCATCCACAACCTGAAGTATACTATTATAAATTCAATAAACCTCAAGGATTAGGAATGTGTCTCACAGGAGATACTGCACATATGATAACTGATAATAGTTTTGTTGCTATTCATGGAGGAGATGTTCATCCTCAAACATCAGCACCCGGATATGCTATGTACTATTGCTGGATGATAAGACATCTTAAAGATAATCCATGGACAGATAGAATTGATGTTGATGAACACAAGTGGTTATGGGAAAAAGATGTTAAAATATGGCCTGAAAAGTAG
- a CDS encoding DeoR/GlpR family DNA-binding transcription regulator, with protein MKSKRMNQIEEYVLNKNTVTLDTLTSVFNVSKNTIRRDVQELVKRGNIKKVYGGVAANSKLLVSFDERQIKNSCAKNLIAKAASNFVKDGDIIFVDSGTTTLNMVEFLKDRNNLTIITNNLNFIMNCSKYNNINIISTGGTLNRKTNSFAGIASLNLFKNYNINKAFMAATGISLTSGVTNSSPLESEIKKTAVKKSTEVFLLADYSKFNICSLVTYCNLDDIDYLITDKLPPEEYIELIERSSVELLIPEQASE; from the coding sequence ATGAAGTCAAAGAGGATGAATCAAATAGAGGAATATGTATTAAATAAAAACACTGTAACTTTAGACACATTAACTAGTGTTTTTAACGTGTCCAAAAACACTATCCGCAGAGATGTACAAGAATTAGTTAAAAGAGGTAACATAAAAAAGGTATATGGAGGTGTAGCAGCAAATTCAAAACTATTAGTTTCATTTGACGAGAGACAAATAAAAAACAGCTGCGCCAAAAATTTAATAGCAAAAGCTGCCTCCAACTTTGTTAAAGACGGCGATATAATATTTGTAGATTCAGGTACAACAACTTTAAACATGGTAGAGTTTTTAAAAGATAGAAACAATTTAACCATAATAACAAATAACTTAAATTTTATCATGAATTGTTCAAAATACAATAATATAAATATAATTTCTACTGGCGGAACGTTAAATCGAAAAACAAATTCTTTTGCAGGTATAGCTTCATTAAATTTGTTTAAAAATTATAATATAAACAAGGCTTTTATGGCTGCCACAGGAATATCTCTAACTAGTGGAGTTACAAATTCTTCTCCACTTGAAAGTGAAATTAAAAAAACTGCAGTTAAAAAAAGTACTGAAGTATTTTTACTAGCAGACTATTCAAAATTTAATATTTGTTCTTTAGTAACCTACTGCAATTTAGATGACATAGATTACTTAATAACAGATAAACTTCCACCTGAAGAATACATTGAACTGATTGAAAGAAGTTCTGTAGAGTTACTTATACCTGAACAGGCATCAGAGTAA
- a CDS encoding class II fructose-bisphosphate aldolase, with product MSLEKLENLLANAEKEKYAVGAFSIANMEMIIGAVKAAEELNAPIILQIAEARLKHSPLKLIGPVMIAAAKDAKVPVAVHLDHGLTMDCIKEALNLGFTSVMIDGSKHSLEDNIKLTKDVITEAKKYGASVEAEIGRVGGSEDGSEDISALYTNTEDAKRFYKETGVNALAIGIGNAHGVYKGSPNLNFDVLKDVDKNADVPLVLHGGSGISDDDFRKCVTLGMRKINIATATFMSVANNVKMLCDKSKTVDYFKLHEAEIEGAYLNVKRHIKIFGTENKA from the coding sequence GTGTCGCTAGAAAAATTAGAAAATTTGTTAGCTAATGCTGAGAAAGAAAAATATGCTGTAGGAGCTTTTAGTATTGCAAATATGGAAATGATAATAGGTGCTGTAAAAGCTGCGGAAGAATTAAATGCACCAATTATACTTCAAATTGCAGAAGCCAGACTCAAACATTCACCGCTTAAACTTATAGGTCCTGTTATGATTGCAGCGGCTAAAGATGCCAAAGTTCCAGTAGCAGTACACTTAGATCATGGTTTAACTATGGATTGTATAAAGGAAGCTCTTAATCTTGGATTTACTTCAGTTATGATTGATGGTTCTAAACATTCGCTTGAAGATAATATAAAGTTGACTAAAGATGTTATAACTGAGGCGAAGAAATATGGAGCGTCAGTAGAAGCTGAAATTGGAAGAGTTGGCGGAAGTGAAGATGGAAGTGAAGACATATCAGCTTTGTATACGAATACAGAAGATGCAAAGAGATTTTATAAGGAAACAGGTGTAAATGCACTTGCAATAGGAATAGGAAATGCTCATGGAGTTTACAAGGGTTCACCTAATTTAAACTTTGATGTGCTTAAGGATGTTGATAAAAATGCGGACGTTCCATTAGTATTACATGGAGGTTCAGGTATAAGCGATGATGATTTTAGAAAATGTGTAACTTTGGGAATGAGAAAAATAAACATAGCAACTGCTACATTTATGTCTGTTGCTAATAATGTGAAGATGCTCTGCGATAAATCTAAAACTGTTGATTATTTTAAACTGCATGAAGCAGAAATAGAAGGAGCTTACTTAAATGTAAAAAGGCACATTAAAATATTTGGCACTGAAAATAAAGCGTAG
- a CDS encoding DUF1284 domain-containing protein: MLTLRAHHLLCIQGYRGYGYSKDFTKNMDKIVYSLKKDTSIQVKIIAKTDIICSCCPYNIGGKSCCNQYKVNYLDKEVLDLFQIVKNKVYYYRDLLDIIYKKITYESFKNICSTCQWFHYEYCKKGLITYTPGV; the protein is encoded by the coding sequence ATGCTAACATTAAGAGCTCACCATTTATTATGTATTCAGGGGTATAGGGGTTATGGTTATAGCAAAGATTTCACTAAGAATATGGATAAGATTGTTTATTCATTAAAAAAAGACACTTCCATACAGGTAAAGATTATAGCAAAAACAGATATCATCTGTTCTTGCTGCCCTTATAACATAGGTGGAAAATCTTGTTGTAATCAATATAAAGTGAACTATTTGGACAAAGAAGTATTAGATTTATTTCAAATAGTAAAAAATAAAGTGTATTATTATAGAGATCTTCTAGATATTATCTACAAAAAAATAACTTATGAAAGTTTTAAAAATATATGCAGCACATGCCAATGGTTTCATTATGAATATTGTAAAAAAGGTCTAATAACTTATACCCCAGGGGTGTAG
- a CDS encoding ABC transporter ATP-binding protein, which yields MIIKLENLVKVYDTGAIKLKALKEINLEIEKEEYVAIMGASGSGKSTLMNVLGCLDKLTDGKYYLEDTDVSSLDDNSLAEIRNKKIGFVFQAFNLLPKLTAIDNVELPMMYAGVSKQEREKKAKWALDRVGLSNRIHHKPNEMSGGQKQRVAIARALVNNPSIILADEPTGNLDSVSSEEIMGIFQGLNDEGVTIVMVTHEPDIAMHTKRNVVFKDGAIISDSLVTNRTIVGGQK from the coding sequence GTGATAATTAAATTGGAGAATTTAGTTAAGGTATATGATACTGGAGCTATAAAGCTCAAAGCTTTAAAGGAAATCAACCTGGAAATTGAAAAAGAAGAGTATGTAGCAATAATGGGTGCCTCTGGATCTGGAAAGTCTACTCTTATGAATGTACTTGGATGTTTGGACAAACTTACAGATGGAAAGTATTATTTGGAAGATACTGATGTATCTTCACTAGATGATAATAGCCTAGCTGAAATAAGAAATAAAAAAATAGGATTTGTATTTCAAGCTTTTAACTTACTTCCAAAGCTTACAGCCATAGATAATGTGGAACTTCCAATGATGTACGCAGGAGTTTCTAAGCAGGAAAGAGAAAAAAAGGCAAAGTGGGCATTAGATAGAGTTGGGTTATCTAATAGAATTCATCATAAACCAAATGAAATGTCCGGCGGACAAAAACAGAGAGTTGCCATTGCAAGGGCTTTAGTTAACAACCCATCAATAATACTTGCAGATGAACCTACAGGAAATTTAGACAGCGTTTCGAGTGAAGAAATAATGGGCATTTTTCAAGGGCTAAATGATGAAGGGGTAACTATTGTTATGGTTACACACGAACCTGATATAGCCATGCACACAAAGAGAAATGTAGTTTTTAAAGATGGAGCTATAATTTCTGACAGCTTAGTTACAAATAGAACTATAGTTGGGGGGCAGAAGTAA
- the iolC gene encoding 5-dehydro-2-deoxygluconokinase yields MKYIEFDNNRKIDVIPLGRAAIDFNPVDVNRTLAESTTFKKYLGGSPANVAVGLARLGKKVGFIGKISNDRFGDFIIDYFKKEGIDTSNVYRAKNGESLGLTFTEILSPTESSILMYRNSIADLSLNVDEIDEEYIKNAKAISISGTALAQSPSREAALKALEYAKKNNTVVIFDIDYREYNWHNKNEIAIYYSIVGKNSDLIIGSREEFDLMEGLICKDSSDEETAKRWIEYGNKIVVIKHGKEGSTAYTSDGKSYNIKPFPVKLLKSFGGGDAYGSAFIYALLEGWDIMDALEFGSASAAMLVASHSCSDAMPKVEEIKEFIKKEKAEYGEMVARS; encoded by the coding sequence ATGAAGTATATAGAGTTTGATAATAATAGAAAAATTGATGTAATACCACTAGGAAGAGCAGCAATAGATTTTAATCCTGTAGATGTAAATAGAACATTAGCTGAAAGTACAACTTTTAAAAAATATTTGGGAGGTTCTCCAGCTAATGTAGCAGTCGGACTTGCTAGGTTAGGAAAAAAGGTAGGATTTATAGGAAAAATATCAAACGATAGGTTCGGAGATTTTATAATTGATTACTTTAAAAAAGAGGGAATAGATACATCAAATGTTTATAGAGCTAAAAATGGTGAATCTTTAGGACTTACATTTACAGAAATATTGAGTCCAACTGAAAGCAGTATTTTAATGTATAGAAATAGCATTGCAGACTTAAGCTTGAATGTAGATGAAATTGATGAAGAGTATATAAAAAATGCAAAGGCAATTTCAATATCGGGAACTGCATTAGCTCAAAGTCCATCAAGGGAAGCTGCTTTAAAAGCATTAGAGTATGCTAAAAAGAATAACACAGTAGTTATATTTGATATAGACTATAGAGAATATAACTGGCATAATAAAAATGAAATTGCAATTTACTATTCGATAGTAGGAAAAAATAGTGATCTTATAATAGGATCAAGGGAAGAATTTGATCTTATGGAAGGATTAATTTGCAAAGATAGCAGTGATGAAGAAACTGCCAAGAGATGGATTGAATATGGAAATAAAATTGTGGTTATAAAACACGGTAAAGAAGGTTCAACAGCTTATACAAGTGATGGCAAAAGTTATAACATAAAGCCTTTCCCTGTAAAACTTTTAAAATCATTTGGCGGTGGAGATGCCTACGGTTCAGCATTTATATATGCTCTTCTAGAAGGATGGGACATTATGGATGCACTTGAATTTGGAAGTGCTTCTGCTGCAATGTTAGTTGCAAGTCACAGTTGTTCAGATGCAATGCCAAAAGTTGAAGAAATAAAAGAATTTATAAAGAAAGAAAAAGCTGAATATGGAGAGATGGTAGCAAGATCTTAA
- a CDS encoding class I SAM-dependent methyltransferase codes for MLTSNDFNLWANEYDASVNLSEENNQYPFAGYKDVLNYIYKQVCKKENAAVLDIGFGTGTLTSQLYNKGYRIAGLDFSHKMVEIARKKMPNALLVTGDFSNEFSDEIKSLKYDYIISTYAIHHLSDIKKISFIDKICLLLKPSGKIFLGDISFKTKMELNECKEKFIDYWDYTESYFIYSQIKEKLKYKYNCSYKKISHCAGILTITLKDNSLL; via the coding sequence ATGTTAACTAGCAACGATTTTAATCTATGGGCAAATGAATATGATGCAAGTGTAAATCTTAGTGAAGAAAATAATCAATATCCATTTGCAGGATATAAAGACGTATTAAACTATATATATAAACAAGTTTGTAAAAAAGAAAATGCCGCTGTACTAGATATTGGTTTTGGGACAGGGACTTTAACATCACAACTCTATAATAAGGGATACAGAATAGCTGGATTAGATTTTTCTCATAAAATGGTTGAAATTGCGAGAAAAAAAATGCCAAATGCACTTTTAGTTACTGGAGATTTTTCTAATGAATTTTCAGATGAAATAAAAAGCTTAAAATATGATTATATTATTAGTACTTATGCAATTCATCACTTGTCAGATATAAAAAAAATAAGTTTTATTGATAAAATTTGCTTATTACTAAAACCATCAGGCAAAATTTTTTTGGGAGATATTTCTTTTAAAACAAAGATGGAACTAAATGAATGTAAAGAAAAGTTTATAGATTATTGGGATTATACTGAAAGTTATTTTATTTATTCTCAAATAAAAGAAAAATTAAAATATAAATATAATTGTAGTTATAAAAAAATTTCTCATTGTGCAGGTATTTTAACTATTACATTAAAAGATAATTCTTTGCTTTAA
- a CDS encoding biotin transporter BioY, with the protein MNLKLKEMTTAAIFTALTAILAQISIPLPFTPVPITFQIFAVFISAIILGSKLGALSQLVYVLLGAIGAPVFANFTGGLNIVLGPSGGYLISYPIIAFIIGKISEKELSFVKSIMGLITALILCYTIGSLQLAFVTKMTIGKSIMVGILPFIPLDTIKVILAYILGSRVRVSLIKTSLTQC; encoded by the coding sequence ATGAATTTAAAACTTAAAGAAATGACCACAGCAGCTATATTTACAGCTTTAACAGCTATTCTAGCTCAAATTTCTATACCGCTGCCTTTTACTCCCGTGCCTATAACCTTTCAAATATTCGCAGTTTTCATATCTGCAATAATTTTAGGCAGTAAACTTGGTGCATTATCTCAACTTGTATATGTACTTTTAGGAGCAATTGGTGCACCTGTATTTGCAAATTTTACTGGCGGTTTAAATATAGTATTAGGACCATCTGGAGGATATCTCATAAGTTATCCTATTATAGCCTTCATCATAGGAAAAATTTCAGAAAAAGAATTGTCTTTTGTTAAATCAATTATGGGGTTAATAACTGCACTGATATTATGTTATACAATTGGATCACTTCAACTTGCATTTGTAACAAAAATGACAATAGGAAAATCTATAATGGTAGGTATTCTTCCCTTTATTCCCCTAGATACTATAAAAGTTATACTTGCCTATATATTAGGCAGCAGAGTTCGGGTCTCTCTTATAAAAACAAGCCTTACGCAATGCTAA
- a CDS encoding iron-containing alcohol dehydrogenase, whose amino-acid sequence MSNLFLMPRYVVTGEGALDKAGNDIKLLGSKALIITDDIMVKLGNINKVTDLLDKINVKYAIYHDVNGEPTDSMVENGIRKYKDENCDFLIALGGGSPIDTMKAIGAMITNPGNINDYLGKVIEKETPPLVAIPTTAGTGSEATQFTIITDTKRNIKMLLKGSYLIPTIAIIDPVFSMTSPKGVTSATGLDALTHAIESYTSKLVQPMSEIFSISAVKKIFNNLLEAYNDGSNIKARTEMSIAALQAGIAFNNSSVTIVHGMSRPIGALFHVPHGLSNAMLLTDCLKFALSGAPDKFCDLAKAIGIYKDGMSDIEAGEAFIKAVEDLCKDLHVQTLEEFGVDKSKFDGNLDKMASDALDSGSPQNTMREVKKEDIISIYKDLWK is encoded by the coding sequence ATGAGTAATTTATTTTTAATGCCAAGGTACGTTGTTACTGGCGAAGGTGCCCTAGATAAAGCAGGTAATGATATAAAGTTACTTGGAAGCAAAGCACTTATAATAACAGATGATATTATGGTTAAGTTAGGTAACATAAATAAGGTTACTGATTTATTGGACAAAATTAATGTAAAATATGCAATTTACCATGATGTAAATGGTGAACCTACAGATTCTATGGTTGAAAACGGAATCAGGAAATATAAAGACGAAAACTGTGATTTCTTAATAGCATTGGGTGGAGGAAGTCCTATAGATACAATGAAAGCTATAGGTGCAATGATAACTAATCCTGGTAATATTAATGACTATTTAGGAAAGGTAATAGAAAAAGAAACACCGCCGCTTGTTGCAATACCAACTACGGCTGGAACTGGATCAGAAGCAACTCAGTTTACTATAATAACAGACACTAAGAGGAATATAAAGATGCTTTTAAAAGGTTCGTACTTAATTCCTACAATTGCAATAATAGACCCTGTTTTTTCAATGACATCTCCAAAAGGTGTTACATCTGCAACTGGATTGGATGCATTGACACATGCAATTGAATCGTATACATCAAAACTTGTACAACCTATGTCTGAAATATTCTCAATTTCAGCAGTAAAGAAAATATTTAACAATTTACTTGAAGCATATAATGATGGAAGTAACATTAAAGCAAGAACGGAAATGTCTATAGCAGCACTTCAAGCTGGAATAGCATTTAATAATTCATCAGTTACAATAGTTCATGGTATGAGCAGACCAATAGGAGCTCTTTTCCATGTACCTCACGGACTTTCAAATGCAATGCTTCTAACAGATTGTTTAAAATTTGCACTATCTGGAGCACCAGATAAGTTTTGTGACTTAGCAAAGGCAATCGGAATATATAAAGATGGAATGAGTGATATAGAGGCTGGTGAGGCTTTTATAAAAGCAGTTGAAGATTTATGTAAAGATTTACATGTACAAACACTAGAAGAGTTTGGCGTTGATAAAAGCAAATTTGATGGTAACTTGGATAAAATGGCAAGTGATGCACTTGATAGTGGAAGTCCTCAAAATACTATGAGAGAAGTTAAAAAGGAAGATATTATAAGTATATATAAAGATCTTTGGAAGTAG
- a CDS encoding PH domain-containing protein translates to MGLFNGLMGNASEVNTQEIQKNFANILTSTENVEKAYKLIRDLFIFTNKRLILVDKQGMTGKKVEYHSIPYKNITHFSIETSGNFDLDAELKIWISGTQAPIEKQFNRTLNIYELQSVLAGYVLK, encoded by the coding sequence ATGGGATTATTTAATGGACTAATGGGAAATGCTTCAGAAGTAAATACTCAAGAAATACAAAAAAACTTTGCTAATATACTTACATCCACGGAAAATGTTGAAAAAGCATATAAATTAATTCGCGATTTATTCATTTTTACAAATAAAAGACTTATATTAGTAGATAAACAAGGTATGACTGGTAAAAAGGTAGAATATCACTCAATTCCCTACAAAAACATTACTCACTTTAGCATTGAAACATCTGGAAACTTTGATTTAGATGCAGAGCTAAAAATATGGATATCTGGAACTCAAGCACCTATTGAAAAACAATTCAACAGAACTTTAAATATATATGAACTTCAAAGTGTACTTGCTGGATACGTATTAAAATAG
- a CDS encoding CoA transferase produces MGKQLLEGIRVLDFTQYLAGPYCSMFLADMGAEVIKVENLKSRGDFVRGTPPKEKKTGNSMYFANLNRNKKDVCLNLKTEEGKELFAKLVKSADVLVENMRPGVIAKLGFSYENCKALNPGLIFTSISGFGQYGPYSSRPGFDLIAQAMGGSMSVTGWPGEEPTRAGIAIGDIMSGMNACIGILASLVKKKETGLGQQIDVALVDSIVSSLESKAMQYIYEGKVPEKEGNKYIASAPYDSFTAKDDYFVIASGTDLHFKALSAVIGQPELADNPLYKTTEDRKVNAKTLKEIINKWASNKTVSECVDAILGAGVPAAPIYNAKDIYEDKNISEVREMFVKVKDPEAGEITILGNPIKMSEYPCQYKTSAPKLGEHDNEIFEQLGYSREKLDEYRSKGALI; encoded by the coding sequence ATGGGTAAACAATTGCTGGAAGGTATAAGAGTACTAGATTTTACACAATATTTAGCTGGACCATATTGTTCTATGTTTTTGGCTGATATGGGAGCAGAAGTAATCAAAGTAGAAAATCTTAAAAGCCGAGGAGATTTTGTAAGAGGTACTCCACCAAAGGAAAAGAAAACAGGAAATAGTATGTACTTTGCTAATTTAAATCGTAACAAAAAAGATGTTTGTCTTAATTTGAAGACAGAAGAAGGAAAAGAATTATTTGCAAAGCTAGTGAAGTCAGCAGATGTCCTTGTAGAAAACATGCGCCCTGGTGTTATTGCGAAGTTGGGATTTAGTTATGAAAATTGTAAAGCTTTAAATCCAGGTTTAATATTTACTTCAATTTCTGGATTTGGACAGTACGGACCATATTCTAGCAGACCAGGATTTGATTTAATTGCACAAGCTATGGGTGGATCTATGAGTGTTACAGGATGGCCGGGAGAAGAACCTACTCGTGCAGGTATAGCAATTGGTGATATTATGTCAGGTATGAATGCTTGTATTGGTATTTTAGCATCTCTTGTAAAGAAAAAAGAAACAGGTCTTGGACAGCAGATTGATGTTGCACTAGTTGATAGTATTGTATCTAGTTTGGAATCCAAAGCTATGCAGTATATTTATGAAGGAAAAGTTCCAGAAAAAGAAGGAAATAAATATATAGCTTCAGCTCCATATGATTCATTTACAGCAAAAGATGATTATTTTGTAATTGCTAGCGGAACAGATCTGCATTTTAAAGCATTATCAGCAGTAATTGGACAACCTGAATTAGCTGATAATCCTTTATATAAAACTACAGAAGATCGTAAAGTTAATGCTAAGACATTAAAAGAGATTATTAATAAATGGGCAAGCAATAAAACAGTTTCTGAATGTGTAGATGCTATTTTAGGGGCTGGAGTTCCTGCAGCACCAATATATAATGCTAAAGACATATATGAAGATAAAAATATTAGTGAAGTTAGAGAAATGTTTGTTAAAGTTAAAGACCCTGAAGCAGGGGAAATAACTATTCTAGGTAATCCAATTAAAATGAGTGAATATCCATGTCAATATAAAACATCTGCTCCAAAGTTAGGTGAACATGATAATGAAATCTTTGAACAATTAGGATATTCTAGAGAAAAACTTGATGAATATAGATCTAAAGGAGCACTTATTTAA
- a CDS encoding ABC transporter permease, producing MNVEEGFKSALQSIKSNKLRSFLTMLGIIIGISSVITIVSIGAAAKEYIAGEFQGIGSNVINVRLNQYSDKSIEKKDYFTMDDVDLIKNKIPEVTQVVPTLSGDGNLNVENKSRHVEIIASAKGYDKISGIKMLSGRFLNEHDVEIRSSAAIIDEKTAQKLFHGTDNAIGEDIELTSDTGEVNLHVVGVCKDPNGDLGEASENVPGDVFIPVTAADRILTNTDISYMSVMLSDMSKADEISSKIVKMLENKHQTKGVYMAQDGFKGLDSLNKVLNIITAILGAIAAISLLVGGIGVMNIMLVSVTERTREIGIRKAIGAKTRDIKIQFLMESIILCLIGGIIGTIFGITTGKIVGAILKIHVPISIGIILIAFLFSSAIGIFFGLYPASKAAKLDPIEALRYE from the coding sequence ATGAATGTCGAAGAAGGATTTAAATCTGCACTGCAGAGCATAAAGTCCAATAAACTAAGATCTTTTCTAACTATGCTTGGAATAATAATAGGGATATCTTCTGTAATCACTATAGTTTCTATAGGTGCTGCTGCAAAAGAATATATTGCAGGAGAATTTCAAGGAATAGGCAGTAATGTAATTAATGTACGTTTAAATCAATATTCAGATAAATCTATAGAGAAAAAAGATTACTTTACTATGGATGATGTTGATCTTATAAAGAATAAGATACCTGAAGTTACACAAGTTGTTCCAACGCTTTCAGGTGATGGAAACTTGAATGTTGAAAATAAATCTAGACATGTAGAAATCATAGCATCAGCAAAAGGGTATGACAAGATTTCAGGTATAAAGATGCTCAGCGGAAGATTTCTAAATGAACATGATGTAGAAATAAGATCAAGTGCAGCAATTATAGATGAAAAGACAGCTCAAAAGTTATTTCATGGAACAGATAATGCAATTGGAGAAGACATTGAATTGACATCCGATACTGGAGAAGTAAATCTTCATGTAGTTGGAGTATGTAAAGATCCTAATGGAGATTTAGGAGAAGCATCAGAGAATGTTCCAGGCGACGTATTCATACCTGTAACAGCTGCGGATAGGATACTTACAAATACTGATATTAGTTATATGTCGGTTATGTTATCAGATATGAGTAAAGCAGATGAGATAAGTTCTAAAATAGTAAAAATGCTTGAAAATAAACACCAAACTAAGGGAGTATATATGGCTCAAGATGGCTTCAAGGGACTTGACTCTCTAAATAAGGTCTTAAATATTATAACTGCTATACTTGGTGCTATTGCAGCTATATCTCTTTTAGTAGGTGGAATAGGTGTTATGAATATAATGCTTGTTTCTGTAACAGAGAGAACTAGAGAAATTGGTATAAGGAAGGCAATTGGAGCAAAAACGCGTGACATAAAAATACAATTTCTTATGGAATCTATAATATTATGTCTCATAGGTGGGATAATTGGTACTATATTTGGTATAACCACAGGCAAAATTGTTGGGGCTATATTAAAAATACATGTTCCAATATCGATTGGAATAATACTTATAGCATTTTTATTTTCATCGGCAATTGGAATATTCTTTGGATTATATCCAGCAAGTAAGGCAGCAAAATTAGATCCTATTGAAGCTTTAAGATATGAATAA